CCTCACTCTGAAGCGGACCGTAATGTTCGAAAGGCGCACCCTCGGCGTGGCTGCCTGGGTAGCGGGTCGGAATGTAGAAGTTGTCGAGCACCCGCGCTTTTTGCCCCAGCAGCGCGGGCACCTCGACCCCTTCCGGCAAATCCCTGAGGAGCCGGGCGACGACGTGGCCCCAGGCTTCTTGGGCGTGGTGCAGATGGAGCGCCTTGACGGCCTTTTCGGCGGCTTGGTGCGCGGCGAAACAAGCCCACTCGAAGGTCTCTGCAGCCTCCGAGAGTTTAGCCTGCTCGAGGTCCCGCTCAGCCTGTTTGAGCCAGTCCGCCGCGCGGTTTGCCATAGTGTCACTCTACACCCGCTGCGTTCTGGTAGCGTTGGACGTGCGGGTTTAGACGGGGCCGGCGTAGCGATAGTGGTATAAGGTAAGGGATATGCCCTTACGCCTTGCGCTCGTCTCTGTGATCAGACCTATCTTCAAAGGCGACAGCCGCCGCGTCGCCGCCGAGTCGGAGGCGGGCTTGCGGCGCCTCGGCGAAGAGATGGGCTTCGAGCTCGTCACCCGCGACGTGACCGTCAGCGAGGCAGGTGACGCCGAAAGGGTGTCGCGGGAGATCGCGGCGGAGGCGCTCGACTTTCTGCTCATCCAGCACAGCACCTTCGCCACCGGCGACCTCTTGGCGCCGCTCTTAGGGGCCGCGCGGCGCGTGGGCGTCTGGGCGGTGCCGGAGGCGGCGGGGCTGGAGTCCGGCATCGGCCCTGGCGCCGGCAGTGGCCCACTGCCCC
This DNA window, taken from Deinococcota bacterium, encodes the following:
- a CDS encoding HEPN domain-containing protein, whose translation is MANRAADWLKQAERDLEQAKLSEAAETFEWACFAAHQAAEKAVKALHLHHAQEAWGHVVARLLRDLPEGVEVPALLGQKARVLDNFYIPTRYPGSHAEGAPFEHYGPLQSEEAIAYAGEILDFVRVSLAGA